GTCGGTGTATTCCTTGGCCGGCTTGGTCACCATGGTGAACCCGTTATAGTGCAGCCAGTCGACCAGGGGCCGGATCGGCGAATATTCGTCGTTTTCCAGAAGGGCGGTGTAGTAGAAGGCGCGAACAAGCTTGCCCCGGCGCATGAATTCCTGGCGCAGAAGCTTGTAGTCGATATCGAAGCCCAGGGCCTTTGCTGCAGCATAGAGGTTGGAGCCATCGATGAACAGCGCGAGCCGTTCGTCCTTGTAAAACATCAAATATCCCTTTCGACACAACCGCTTTGCCAAAATGGTCCGTGAGTGTGAAAATAGGATCGGCGAGGCGGTTGAAGGATGATCAAGTAAACTGGGTCGTATAGCAAGGGCTATATATGTTCGTAGTCTGTCAATTTCGGTCATTTCCATGTCATCCGGCATAATCGCGCTAGGGGGAAACCTGCCTTTCGGCGACCGGTCGCCGGTGGTGACGCTGGGCCGGGCGGTTGCCGCCATGGCAGGTCTTGACATTTCGATTCGCGGCCTGAGCCGTTTCTTTGCCACGCCGTGCTTTCCGGCAGGGGCGGGGCCGGACTATGTCAACGCGGTCGTGGCGGTCGAAACCGCGATGGAACCGGGGGCGTTGCTGACGGCGCTGCACGGGATCGAGGCCCGGTTCGGCCGGGCGCGGGCGCGGCGCTGGGGGATGCGCACGCTCGATCTCG
This is a stretch of genomic DNA from Pukyongiella litopenaei. It encodes these proteins:
- the folK gene encoding 2-amino-4-hydroxy-6-hydroxymethyldihydropteridine diphosphokinase; translated protein: MSSGIIALGGNLPFGDRSPVVTLGRAVAAMAGLDISIRGLSRFFATPCFPAGAGPDYVNAVVAVETAMEPGALLTALHGIEARFGRARARRWGMRTLDLDLVAYGDRVLPDATVQTRWRHLPAEAQVRATPDRLILPHPRLQDRAFVLVPMADVAPGWTHPLTGHSVARMCAALPAADRDAVRPI